One stretch of Shewanella sp. Arc9-LZ DNA includes these proteins:
- a CDS encoding serine hydrolase translates to MMTSKTAQLTTMLFASVVCFSSIAATPQPDIRPTPNRAPMVTPDAPSVAAKAYVLMDYNSGRVIAEENAYESLNPASLTKMMTSYVIGHEIRVGNISLDDDVAITKNAWAKNFPDSSKMFIEVGKTVKVHDLNRGIIIQSGNDACVAMAEHIAGTEGAFVDLMNSWAKQLGMKDSYFENSHGLDSENHKTTAYDMAILGAALIRDVPEEYKVYSEKSFTYNGIKQYNRNGLLWDKSLNVDGIKTGHTSGAGYNLVSSGTSEGMRLISVVMGTSSESARKAESKKLLNYGFRFFETITPYKAGDTFVTQQIWYGDRDTVDLGVMTDTPITISRGKAKDLQANFELTKPLTAPLAKGETVGRVFFQLDGKDIAQFPLVTLNEVQEGGMFSKLMDYFKQMFASWFE, encoded by the coding sequence ATGATGACTTCCAAAACTGCTCAATTAACAACGATGCTCTTTGCATCTGTTGTCTGTTTTTCTTCAATCGCAGCAACGCCACAACCAGATATACGTCCTACCCCCAATCGCGCACCTATGGTGACACCAGACGCGCCTAGTGTTGCAGCTAAAGCTTACGTGCTAATGGATTATAATTCTGGCAGAGTTATTGCTGAAGAAAATGCCTACGAAAGTTTAAACCCAGCAAGTCTGACAAAAATGATGACCAGCTATGTTATTGGCCATGAAATCCGCGTTGGTAATATTTCATTAGATGATGATGTAGCCATTACCAAGAACGCGTGGGCAAAGAATTTCCCTGACTCCTCTAAAATGTTCATTGAAGTGGGTAAAACCGTCAAAGTACACGACTTAAACCGCGGTATTATTATTCAATCGGGTAATGATGCCTGTGTTGCTATGGCTGAGCATATTGCCGGGACAGAAGGTGCATTCGTTGATTTAATGAATTCATGGGCTAAGCAATTAGGCATGAAAGACAGCTACTTTGAAAACTCTCATGGTTTAGATTCAGAAAATCACAAAACGACAGCCTATGATATGGCCATTTTAGGTGCCGCGCTGATCCGTGATGTACCTGAAGAATATAAAGTGTATTCAGAGAAGTCTTTTACCTATAACGGCATTAAGCAATATAACCGTAATGGCTTGTTGTGGGATAAAAGCTTAAACGTTGATGGTATTAAAACTGGTCATACATCAGGTGCAGGCTACAACCTAGTATCTTCAGGCACCAGCGAAGGCATGCGTCTTATTAGCGTTGTGATGGGCACATCGAGTGAATCTGCACGTAAAGCTGAGAGTAAGAAACTGCTCAACTATGGTTTCCGTTTTTTCGAAACGATTACACCATACAAAGCTGGCGATACCTTCGTAACTCAACAAATTTGGTATGGCGACAGAGACACAGTTGATCTCGGTGTGATGACCGACACCCCTATTACTATTAGCCGTGGTAAAGCAAAAGATTTACAAGCTAACTTTGAATTAACTAAGCCACTAACAGCCCCACTTGCTAAAGGCGAAACCGTCGGTCGCGTCTTTTTCCAGCTTGATGGAAAAGACATTGCTCAATTCCCGCTGGTGACATTGAATGAAGTTCAAGAAGGCGGTATGTTCAGTAAGTTAATGGATTACTTTAAACAAATGTTTGCCAGTTGGTTTGAGTAA